From one [Ruminococcus] lactaris ATCC 29176 genomic stretch:
- a CDS encoding AAA family ATPase, producing MGNIVVRLSSLTLKNIKNVKNGIIIMPLANERKFECSRAEILGIYGQNGSGKTAIVDALYFLQGIITGEELDQRIIDYIDTDSANAEINAEFKIFGDNVLYEVGYHIIFSKIDDGVIIEREYLNCAINKDGNRTNKNVFMDYQRTQTDVVFKPLKRVEELVGKDKNVKMDLIVARKIAEKSNCSYIFGKDSREIFFKKNSEFKNYSIVIHALFDFALKDLFVIRSSHSGLISANFLLPMAFRIEKEKTGMKGDFAVPLMEPVILDIKKKDILNEIVDQINTVLYTIIPGMSIEIKDYGKQAMDSGEEGWKVELMSNREGKRTIPIRMESEGIIKIVSILNVLIQAFGNSSICLVIDELDAGIFEYMLGELLDIFNKSAKGQLIFTSHNLRALEMLDKDSIMFSTANPNNRYIHMKNVKGSNNLRSMYIRSITLGGQEEKIYEETDSLKIARAFRKAGRRLRSE from the coding sequence ATGGGAAATATTGTTGTTCGTTTATCATCATTAACTTTAAAAAATATTAAAAATGTAAAGAATGGTATTATTATAATGCCGCTTGCTAATGAAAGAAAATTTGAATGTAGTAGAGCTGAGATTTTGGGAATTTATGGACAAAATGGATCTGGTAAAACAGCAATTGTCGATGCACTTTATTTTTTACAAGGTATTATTACTGGTGAGGAATTAGATCAAAGGATTATAGATTATATCGATACAGATTCAGCAAATGCAGAGATAAATGCTGAATTTAAAATATTTGGAGATAACGTACTGTATGAGGTAGGTTATCATATTATTTTTTCGAAAATAGATGATGGCGTTATTATTGAAAGAGAATATTTGAATTGTGCAATAAATAAAGATGGCAATAGAACGAATAAGAATGTTTTTATGGATTATCAAAGAACTCAGACAGATGTTGTTTTTAAACCATTGAAAAGAGTTGAAGAATTAGTTGGGAAAGATAAAAATGTAAAAATGGATCTTATTGTTGCACGAAAAATAGCAGAAAAGAGTAATTGCTCTTACATTTTTGGAAAGGATAGTAGAGAAATTTTCTTTAAAAAAAATAGTGAATTTAAGAATTATTCCATTGTTATTCATGCATTGTTTGATTTTGCACTTAAAGATTTGTTTGTTATTAGAAGTTCTCATTCCGGTTTGATTTCTGCAAATTTCTTGCTCCCAATGGCTTTTCGCATTGAAAAGGAAAAAACAGGAATGAAAGGGGATTTTGCAGTTCCATTAATGGAACCAGTTATTTTAGATATTAAAAAGAAAGATATTCTTAATGAGATTGTAGATCAAATCAATACTGTTTTATATACAATTATTCCGGGAATGAGTATTGAAATAAAAGATTATGGAAAGCAAGCAATGGATTCTGGTGAAGAAGGCTGGAAAGTTGAGCTTATGTCGAATAGAGAAGGAAAAAGAACGATTCCGATTCGTATGGAATCTGAAGGTATTATTAAAATAGTATCTATTTTAAATGTTCTAATTCAAGCATTTGGAAATTCTTCTATCTGCTTAGTTATTGATGAATTAGATGCTGGAATTTTTGAGTATATGTTAGGAGAATTATTAGATATTTTCAATAAGAGTGCAAAAGGACAATTGATTTTTACATCTCACAATCTACGTGCATTAGAGATGTTGGATAAAGATAGTATTATGTTTTCTACTGCCAATCCAAATAATAGATATATTCACATGAAAAATGTGAAAGGATCTAATAATCTCCGAAGTATGTATATTAGAAGTATTACTCTTGGTGGACAGGAAGAAAAAATATATGAAGAAACTGACAGCTTGAAAATTGCGAGAGCATTTAGAAAAGCAGGAAGGAGACTGCGAAGTGAATGA
- a CDS encoding DUF3789 domain-containing protein yields MTTSYQEKVIMLKFICGVLVGGIIGVVMMCLLQINKI; encoded by the coding sequence ATGACTACATCATACCAGGAGAAAGTAATAATGTTGAAGTTTATTTGTGGAGTATTAGTAGGTGGCATCATAGGAGTTGTGATGATGTGCCTGTTGCAGATTAACAAGATTTAG
- a CDS encoding DUF5688 family protein translates to MIAKEMIAEKVFAEGVAKDIRNFLPAKYENAEFQVMQMNKNNGVQMVGVQVRLQEENVCPVVYVEPFFNEIRLGEPVEKVMNEIARCMEEAGNVPFLHSGINPMDYDSVKEHLAVMLVNTQANKRMLQEMPHENMEDLSAICYVDFLVESNDGKATMKVKNEHLKMWNVDAKEMFRQARANTQPVNTPILQSMDEMLLSIFNEEGHATNLLDENVDFGLRSHDMLYALTNVEKQYGASMITQPEVLNKLEQLFPEGFYVLPSSVHEVLIVPDNGEMEPKMLGEMVREVNKNEVERQEVLSDRVYSYDKEKHQIRQEPDSIQQVKEMGR, encoded by the coding sequence ATGATTGCAAAAGAGATGATAGCAGAAAAGGTATTTGCGGAAGGTGTAGCAAAGGACATCCGGAATTTTCTTCCAGCTAAATATGAGAATGCAGAATTTCAGGTAATGCAGATGAATAAAAATAATGGAGTCCAGATGGTAGGTGTACAGGTAAGATTACAGGAAGAAAATGTGTGCCCAGTTGTCTATGTAGAACCGTTCTTCAATGAAATACGTTTGGGTGAACCCGTTGAGAAAGTGATGAATGAAATTGCAAGATGCATGGAAGAAGCAGGCAATGTTCCGTTTTTGCACAGTGGTATCAACCCAATGGATTATGATTCAGTGAAGGAGCATCTGGCAGTGATGCTTGTGAACACCCAGGCAAACAAACGAATGTTACAGGAAATGCCTCATGAAAATATGGAAGATCTGTCGGCTATCTGTTATGTGGACTTCCTGGTAGAGTCTAACGATGGAAAAGCGACTATGAAGGTGAAAAATGAACATCTTAAGATGTGGAATGTGGATGCAAAGGAAATGTTCCGGCAGGCAAGAGCAAATACACAGCCTGTAAATACACCGATTCTTCAGTCAATGGACGAAATGTTGTTGAGTATTTTTAATGAAGAAGGACATGCAACAAACCTGTTAGATGAAAATGTTGATTTTGGACTTCGTTCACATGATATGCTGTATGCACTTACGAATGTAGAAAAGCAATATGGAGCATCTATGATCACGCAGCCAGAAGTTTTAAATAAATTGGAACAGCTTTTTCCAGAAGGATTTTATGTGTTACCGTCATCTGTGCATGAAGTTCTGATTGTTCCGGATAATGGAGAGATGGAACCGAAAATGCTTGGTGAAATGGTACGGGAAGTAAATAAAAATGAAGTGGAACGGCAGGAGGTTCTCTCAGACAGAGTTTACAGTTACGATAAAGAAAAACACCAGATTCGCCAGGAACCAGATTCTATACAGCAAGTAAAGGAGATGGGGCGTTGA
- a CDS encoding JAB domain-containing protein, translating to MENELEVVNIRLVREPSLYSEQILDSPQAVVELMAKELSQYDREVFCILNMKNNGQVINMNLVSVGTINASLVIPREVFKSSILANASAIIGLHNHPSGNVKPSKEDMIVTRKLQKCGQLLGIELLDHIIVGGTNGKMLSFREEKMLNVTGRMGEMER from the coding sequence ATGGAGAATGAATTGGAAGTTGTGAATATCCGTCTGGTAAGAGAACCATCTCTTTATAGTGAGCAGATATTGGATAGTCCACAGGCTGTTGTAGAATTGATGGCGAAGGAGTTATCTCAATATGACAGAGAAGTATTTTGTATCCTGAATATGAAAAATAATGGACAGGTAATCAATATGAATCTGGTCAGTGTTGGAACGATCAACGCATCTTTGGTAATTCCCAGAGAAGTTTTTAAGAGCAGTATTCTGGCAAATGCTTCTGCAATCATTGGACTTCATAATCATCCCAGTGGCAATGTGAAACCGTCAAAAGAGGATATGATTGTTACGAGAAAGCTGCAGAAGTGTGGACAGCTACTGGGGATAGAATTGCTGGATCATATTATTGTCGGTGGAACTAATGGAAAGATGCTCAGCTTCCGAGAAGAAAAGATGTTGAACGTGACAGGAAGGATGGGAGAGATGGAAAGATAA
- a CDS encoding DUF3991 and TOPRIM domain-containing protein, with protein MPYIPPSVVQEVKRMDLLTYLKNYEPYELVHFSGNTYTTRTHDSLKISNGKWMWWSQRTGGRSALDYLIKVRGYSFLEAVELLAERANIQPSLSVSENVPMEKQLLLPKKNQDDQKVIAYLSGRGIDKEIIQFCLESGRVYESAFHHNAVFVGMDEKNNPKYAAIRGTGTSFIGEANGSDKNYSFSIFTEKPNDTMHLFESAIDLLSYATLQKLDGKEWRREHLLSLAGVYQPAKEIEKSKVPAALARALKMHPEVKTIVLHLDNDRIGRLATKAIFTVLPKQYQVKDVPPKQGKDYNDLLCIKLNLAITKREKSTKKSMSGHENMRDRR; from the coding sequence ATGCCATATATACCACCATCAGTTGTGCAAGAGGTCAAGCGGATGGACTTGCTCACATACCTGAAAAATTATGAACCATACGAATTGGTTCACTTTTCTGGTAACACCTACACTACCAGAACACACGATAGTTTGAAAATATCAAATGGGAAATGGATGTGGTGGAGTCAGAGAACCGGTGGCAGATCAGCACTGGATTATCTGATCAAAGTAAGAGGATACAGTTTTTTAGAGGCGGTTGAATTGCTTGCAGAACGGGCAAATATTCAGCCGTCTCTTTCTGTATCTGAGAATGTTCCGATGGAGAAACAGTTACTGTTGCCAAAGAAGAATCAAGATGATCAGAAAGTGATTGCGTATCTTTCAGGACGTGGGATTGATAAGGAAATCATTCAGTTTTGTTTAGAGTCCGGAAGAGTTTATGAAAGTGCATTTCATCACAACGCGGTGTTTGTAGGGATGGATGAGAAAAATAATCCGAAATATGCAGCCATTAGGGGAACTGGTACCAGTTTTATCGGAGAAGCAAATGGAAGTGATAAGAACTATTCTTTTTCCATTTTTACAGAGAAACCCAATGATACGATGCATCTGTTTGAGTCAGCCATTGATCTGTTATCTTATGCAACATTGCAGAAATTGGACGGGAAGGAGTGGAGAAGAGAACATTTATTGTCACTGGCAGGTGTCTATCAGCCAGCAAAAGAAATTGAAAAAAGTAAAGTCCCTGCAGCATTGGCAAGAGCACTAAAAATGCATCCAGAGGTGAAAACAATCGTATTGCATTTGGACAATGACCGTATTGGAAGACTTGCCACAAAAGCAATTTTTACAGTACTTCCGAAGCAATATCAGGTAAAAGATGTACCGCCAAAACAAGGAAAAGATTACAACGATCTGCTCTGTATCAAGTTAAATCTGGCGATTACAAAGCGAGAAAAAAGCACGAAAAAGAGTATGTCAGGTCATGAAAATATGAGAGATAGAAGGTGA
- a CDS encoding IS110 family transposase — protein sequence MHNKNYISVGIDVGSAFSFMTILAPDETVILKPFKITHNNKDSLERAVSEIKKAEELYSLESRTFLESTGIYHFPLFCYLVDCGFNASIINPIITHSTKNGNIRKVKNDKIDSKGIAKLGLSKDIPVSQFPAKLVLELRSLTRKYYDLTDERSAHINKLKGDLHTVFPQYLDVFCDVTGKTSTMILRQYGTPDKILRGHKKTMIEKISKASRKGLAKASERYEKLCAAANAAKTFGCQIDSIYFNIFLTLDLVEKLDSALDSILNRIRQLITFNKNEKFIQQIKLLNTIPGVGFLTAVTIMCEIGDFSAFRNPKQLFAYFGLDPEVNESGKFVGTQLHMSKRGSRIARRAIFAVALASIRTKRNGEGINPYLRKYYELKSGQKPKMVAIGAVMHKVCNIVFAVLRDEKAFELRSPEEHCKQYQRPALAAA from the coding sequence ATGCATAACAAAAACTATATTTCCGTCGGCATTGATGTCGGTTCAGCTTTTAGCTTTATGACAATTCTTGCGCCAGACGAAACAGTGATCTTGAAACCTTTCAAGATTACTCACAATAATAAGGATTCTTTGGAACGAGCTGTTTCTGAAATTAAAAAAGCAGAAGAGCTGTATTCCTTAGAAAGTCGCACCTTTCTAGAATCCACTGGGATTTATCATTTCCCGCTCTTCTGCTATCTTGTTGATTGTGGTTTTAACGCGTCCATAATCAATCCTATTATTACACATTCTACTAAGAATGGAAATATCAGAAAAGTAAAAAATGATAAAATCGATTCTAAAGGTATTGCCAAACTAGGATTATCAAAAGATATTCCTGTTTCCCAGTTCCCAGCAAAGCTGGTTCTTGAACTGCGTAGCCTTACCCGTAAGTATTACGATTTAACTGATGAGCGTTCTGCTCATATCAATAAACTTAAAGGAGACCTGCATACCGTGTTTCCTCAGTATCTTGACGTTTTCTGTGATGTTACCGGCAAGACCTCAACAATGATTCTTCGCCAGTACGGTACTCCAGACAAGATACTTCGTGGTCATAAGAAGACCATGATTGAAAAAATATCAAAAGCTTCACGAAAAGGTCTTGCCAAAGCTTCTGAAAGATATGAGAAACTCTGTGCTGCAGCTAATGCTGCAAAGACATTTGGATGTCAAATAGACAGTATCTACTTCAATATCTTTTTAACTTTGGACCTTGTTGAAAAGCTTGATTCTGCTTTGGATTCCATACTGAATCGTATTAGGCAGCTGATTACATTCAATAAAAACGAGAAGTTTATTCAGCAGATTAAACTTTTAAATACAATCCCAGGTGTTGGCTTTCTGACTGCTGTAACAATCATGTGCGAAATAGGTGATTTCTCAGCATTCCGTAATCCAAAACAACTTTTTGCTTACTTCGGATTAGATCCTGAAGTAAATGAATCTGGAAAATTCGTTGGCACTCAGTTACATATGAGCAAACGTGGCTCCAGAATCGCGCGCCGTGCTATCTTTGCCGTAGCACTCGCCTCCATTCGTACAAAACGTAATGGAGAGGGCATCAATCCATACCTCCGTAAGTATTACGAATTAAAGTCTGGACAAAAGCCTAAGATGGTTGCAATCGGTGCTGTAATGCATAAAGTCTGCAACATCGTATTTGCTGTTCTTCGTGATGAAAAGGCATTTGAGCTTCGGTCACCAGAAGAACACTGTAAGCAGTATCAAAGACCTGCTTTAGCAGCTGCATAA
- a CDS encoding DUF4062 domain-containing protein gives MQYISGEARKPSIFVSSTCYDLKQIRQDIREFIEADLGYEAILSEYDSFPIDSDKDTINNCLRVVEQRADIMVLIVGSRYGYITDHGEKSITNLEYLRAKAKGIPIFVFIDQKVSNILPVWKKNKEMNFSDIVDSEKIFEFVDTLRNKDSNWVYEFNTGQDIIKCLKNQLAYLVNDSLCLRKHFSKEGVSPKVLKYSGRVFELVVEKPALWEYLLFAEVLKDNLNKLDDLRYDMKYGISFERTVCFENPIEIFDYVQAKSKELIRKNDILCVILNKALKEALGERGTPGNAEYIIYVAEKLIEVYKSDHLWALDFKCISVPEMFEKLIEYTSELSKSIIEDIENFIDDYDKRINELSYGLEDISGEKVVSFNLELRSPDMNKIDAEIKRLGKILLNN, from the coding sequence ATGCAATATATTTCAGGAGAGGCACGTAAACCATCAATATTTGTAAGTTCTACATGTTATGATTTAAAACAAATTAGGCAAGATATTAGAGAATTTATTGAAGCGGATTTAGGATATGAAGCCATATTATCTGAATACGATTCTTTTCCAATAGATTCGGATAAAGATACTATAAATAACTGTCTTCGAGTCGTAGAACAAAGAGCTGATATAATGGTACTAATCGTTGGCAGTCGATATGGGTACATAACAGATCATGGAGAAAAATCAATTACTAATTTAGAGTATTTACGGGCAAAAGCAAAAGGTATCCCGATTTTTGTATTTATAGATCAAAAAGTAAGTAATATTTTGCCTGTTTGGAAGAAAAATAAAGAAATGAATTTTTCAGATATCGTAGATTCGGAAAAAATATTTGAATTTGTAGATACTTTAAGAAACAAAGATAGTAATTGGGTATATGAGTTTAACACAGGCCAAGATATTATAAAATGTCTGAAAAATCAATTGGCTTATTTGGTTAATGATAGTTTATGTTTAAGAAAACATTTTTCAAAAGAAGGGGTATCGCCTAAGGTGTTAAAATATTCCGGGCGTGTATTTGAATTAGTGGTTGAAAAACCGGCTTTGTGGGAGTACTTATTATTTGCAGAGGTATTAAAAGATAATTTGAATAAACTGGATGATTTGCGATATGATATGAAATACGGTATTTCATTTGAAAGAACAGTTTGTTTTGAAAATCCTATAGAAATTTTTGATTATGTTCAGGCAAAAAGTAAAGAACTTATTCGGAAAAATGATATTCTTTGTGTTATACTTAATAAGGCTCTTAAAGAAGCACTTGGTGAACGTGGAACGCCAGGAAATGCTGAGTATATAATTTATGTAGCAGAAAAATTGATTGAAGTATATAAAAGCGATCATCTTTGGGCATTAGATTTTAAATGTATTAGTGTTCCAGAAATGTTCGAAAAATTGATAGAATATACATCAGAGTTGAGCAAATCTATAATAGAAGATATTGAGAATTTTATAGATGATTATGATAAACGAATTAATGAATTATCTTATGGTTTAGAGGATATTTCTGGAGAAAAAGTAGTATCTTTTAACCTTGAATTACGCAGTCCAGATATGAATAAGATTGATGCAGAAATTAAGCGGTTAGGAAAAATATTATTAAATAATTAA